A region of the Chrysemys picta bellii isolate R12L10 unplaced genomic scaffold, ASM1138683v2 scaf3352, whole genome shotgun sequence genome:
AGGTTCGCTGAATATCCCCCTACCCACCTGCTCCAGTTTCGAActggggctggggaatggagaTGTAGCCAGTAGTGTCCCCCTAGGTGGGGCTTGTCCCTCACCTTACCTTTCCTCTGTAGAGTCTCCTTCCCGTACTCTAGAGCACTCCTTAGCCAGGAAATACAATTCCCCTCCACGTAGCGTTTCCACTGCTGGTTGTCATTTACTTCAGcctcccatctcctcttggtGATCTGAGCCCCAATATCTGCTGCTACCCAAGTCATGGTCTCCTTATCGAAGGTAAGAAAGTCTCGTCCGTCATATGAATCCTAGTAAAACCCCTGAATGCTGTTGTCTTCCCGGAGATCACAGCCGTATATCGTCTGGATGATGTGAAACCCTGAAacacagctgagggtcagaagcagtctctctctgaaaatctcaccaagagcccactgcaggtagcccagtggttcttcttcttgctactgggccctccctcccctgagaaatggggttcccacttatgctgttgggtcctacaccctcccagctcctttcaggggggaacccaaacccacagggggcaccctctccatctgttgggtcttgtacactaaagagcccccactgcagagagctcacaaccttcaaggaatacctcactgctgcttgttcttgtatgttccctgcaggaggagcagggtggcacaatcccaaagggagtactccggatattgcagggatctatcccctccagctctcttctgctctctgaggATCCCCCCAGTTCTCGTAGTCAGGGtcaatctggagaagagagggagttcagggtgtcTGTACCCAACTCTCTTCTGCTCTGGTTGTTAATTTTGCAGGGTCCTCAGGATCACTTGGTCCCCCACCTCCGTCATTGACAGTACCCCCATTCCCCTGTGAGGAGGGGGTACAGGTCTGTCCCCCACACTAACCTCTGCTCTGGTTTAATGACCTCACAGAATGCCCAGGGTcactctgtttccctgccccatcttctccgtgcccccaactcagtctaggaatggcaaagaaccaacTTCATATGCTTGGCCTCTTTTTCACATGGCCACTGTCTCAAGGTGATTCCCTGTGAAGATCAGGCCACTGACGGCCCTTAGTTCAGCTAGCCACCATTTTCCTACAGCCAGGCTAATCTTCACAAC
Encoded here:
- the LOC135972131 gene encoding BOLA class I histocompatibility antigen, alpha chain BL3-7-like isoform X3, translated to MTWVAADIGAQITKRRWEAEVNDNQQWKRYVEGNCISWLRSALEYGKETLQRKVCPTARVSDRSSRDGLTTLSCKNQIIV